From Halomicrobium salinisoli, the proteins below share one genomic window:
- a CDS encoding DHH family phosphoesterase, producing MGSCIICGKSVDGHICDLHEEDVLFEFRGDNPEQLSVNRYYRGTVDGFAEFGVFVDIGDRVTGLLHRSELDQRLDSLDWEPGETVYVKVKNVRDNGNVDLGWSIRQAEREFRGTLIDDPEFDHARLAEEVEEGNEDSEADRGEASTSASGETASSEGERTEPSSTASDGAASSESDGGTETTSGSDGSEADESDVEARQPDVDSAESTESRVSRADTDQRAEQSASVVGEGSTESEATADAGAVVEERSESDGEEAATSGDELPHVRVEDLEDRVGDDVRLEGEVVGVRQTSGPTVFQVRDETGTVDCAAFVEAGVRAYPDVVEDDVVRLDGEVRRRRGEIQVETEALDVLDDEERSEVEQRMADALDERARPSAVEPLADDPAIDALSDELIDAATAVRKAVITDRPVIVRHSATADGYAAGVALERATLPLVGEEHRQSDAQYHYFDRRPLEGGVYDMNDATKDATNMLENRERHDEKLPLFVFVAAGSTRESLDGFELLDVYGAPRVVVDDAVADDEVADAVETLVSPSVADAPPTTTTALAANVAAHVNEAVRDDLVHLPAVSFWDDTPEPYLSAAAEAGYDPEAIEQLREAVALEAYYQSYEDKRELIIDLLFGDDDEDVTGLAGNVAEQFRTKLQTEVDTAVANLDEEQVGDADIAVLDTDAFTHRFDFPPETLLLDELYRQEGAGVDALVGVDEDALYVRSDADVDVHDLADEVADQVPEAGVGARSAREGSIRFLAGERDAVLDAALDAVADRV from the coding sequence ATGGGTTCGTGTATCATCTGCGGGAAGTCCGTGGACGGTCACATCTGTGACCTCCACGAGGAGGACGTCCTGTTCGAGTTCAGGGGCGACAACCCCGAGCAGCTATCGGTGAATCGATACTACCGCGGTACCGTCGACGGCTTCGCCGAGTTCGGCGTCTTCGTCGACATCGGCGACCGAGTGACCGGCCTCCTGCACAGGAGCGAACTGGACCAGCGGCTCGACTCGCTGGACTGGGAGCCGGGCGAGACGGTCTACGTCAAGGTCAAGAACGTCCGCGACAACGGCAACGTCGACCTCGGCTGGTCGATCCGCCAGGCCGAGCGGGAGTTCCGCGGCACGCTGATCGACGACCCCGAGTTCGACCACGCCCGACTGGCCGAGGAGGTCGAGGAGGGAAATGAGGACAGTGAGGCCGACCGCGGGGAGGCCTCGACATCAGCGAGCGGTGAAACCGCGAGCAGTGAGGGCGAGCGCACCGAGCCCTCAAGCACCGCGAGCGACGGAGCTGCGAGCAGCGAGAGCGACGGCGGGACGGAGACGACGAGCGGAAGTGACGGCAGCGAGGCCGACGAGAGCGACGTCGAGGCCCGCCAGCCGGACGTCGACTCCGCCGAGTCGACCGAGAGCCGCGTGAGCCGGGCCGACACCGACCAGCGCGCCGAGCAGAGCGCCAGCGTCGTCGGCGAGGGCTCCACCGAGTCGGAGGCCACCGCCGACGCCGGTGCCGTCGTGGAGGAGCGCAGCGAGTCGGACGGCGAGGAGGCCGCGACGAGCGGGGACGAACTCCCGCACGTCCGCGTGGAAGACCTCGAGGACCGCGTCGGCGACGACGTCCGCCTCGAGGGCGAGGTCGTCGGCGTCCGCCAGACGAGCGGCCCGACGGTGTTCCAGGTCCGCGACGAGACCGGCACCGTCGACTGCGCCGCCTTCGTCGAGGCGGGCGTTCGCGCCTACCCCGACGTGGTCGAGGACGACGTCGTCCGCCTGGACGGCGAGGTCCGCCGGCGCCGCGGCGAGATCCAGGTCGAGACCGAGGCGCTCGACGTCCTCGACGACGAGGAGCGCAGCGAGGTCGAGCAGCGGATGGCCGACGCGCTCGACGAGCGCGCCCGGCCCAGCGCCGTGGAACCGCTGGCCGACGATCCCGCCATCGACGCGCTGAGCGACGAGCTGATCGACGCCGCGACGGCCGTCCGGAAGGCCGTCATCACCGACCGGCCGGTCATCGTGCGCCACTCCGCCACCGCGGACGGCTACGCGGCCGGCGTCGCCCTCGAGCGGGCGACGCTCCCGCTGGTCGGCGAGGAGCACCGCCAGTCCGACGCCCAGTACCACTACTTCGACCGCCGGCCGCTGGAGGGCGGCGTCTACGACATGAACGACGCCACCAAGGACGCGACGAACATGCTGGAGAACCGGGAGCGCCACGACGAGAAGCTCCCCCTGTTCGTGTTCGTCGCCGCCGGCAGCACCCGCGAGAGCCTCGACGGGTTCGAGCTGCTTGACGTCTACGGCGCGCCCCGCGTCGTCGTCGACGACGCCGTGGCCGACGACGAGGTCGCCGACGCCGTCGAGACGCTCGTGAGCCCGTCGGTGGCCGACGCGCCGCCGACGACGACGACCGCGCTGGCCGCCAACGTCGCCGCCCACGTCAACGAGGCGGTCCGCGACGACCTCGTCCACCTGCCCGCGGTGAGCTTCTGGGACGACACGCCCGAGCCGTACCTCTCGGCCGCCGCCGAGGCCGGCTACGATCCCGAGGCCATCGAGCAGCTCCGCGAGGCCGTCGCGCTGGAGGCCTACTACCAGTCCTACGAGGACAAGCGCGAGCTGATCATCGACCTGCTGTTCGGCGACGACGACGAGGACGTCACCGGGCTGGCCGGCAACGTCGCCGAGCAGTTCCGGACGAAGCTCCAGACCGAGGTCGACACGGCCGTGGCCAACCTCGACGAGGAGCAGGTCGGCGACGCCGACATCGCCGTCCTCGACACGGACGCGTTCACCCACCGCTTTGACTTCCCGCCGGAGACGCTCCTGCTGGACGAGCTGTACCGCCAGGAGGGCGCCGGCGTGGACGCGCTGGTCGGCGTCGACGAGGACGCGCTGTACGTCCGCTCCGACGCCGACGTCGACGTCCACGACCTGGCCGACGAGGTGGCCGACCAGGTCCCCGAGGCCGGCGTCGGCGCCCGCAGCGCCCGCGAGGGATCGATCCGCTTCCTCGCCGGCGAGCGCGACGCCGTCCTCGACGCCGCGCTGGACGCCGTCGCCGACCGCGTCTGA
- a CDS encoding YIP1 family protein — MTQWVENPTGGRDRGPVALVRAWFEVLVRPRRFFRTGVGPADQAPGLVFAATVVLVEEGSRFALAALAERGRVSLAPFSYPVIGDLSPAAAALMLLATVVFVAPAALHLTTAVQTLLLAPIAPDRGGVSETVQVLAYATAPCVAAGLPIPAVRVLAVLWGGALYVVGTSVVHDLSLPRAAAAAALPALLVFGYGFRGVAAVGYL, encoded by the coding sequence GTGACCCAGTGGGTCGAGAATCCGACGGGCGGTCGCGACCGCGGGCCCGTCGCGCTCGTCCGCGCGTGGTTCGAGGTTCTCGTTCGGCCCCGGCGGTTCTTCCGGACCGGCGTCGGCCCTGCCGACCAGGCGCCGGGGCTGGTGTTCGCCGCGACGGTGGTGCTCGTCGAGGAGGGGAGCCGGTTCGCCCTCGCGGCGCTGGCCGAGCGAGGCCGCGTCTCGCTGGCCCCCTTCTCGTATCCCGTGATCGGCGACCTCTCGCCGGCGGCGGCCGCGCTGATGCTGCTGGCTACAGTCGTCTTCGTCGCGCCCGCCGCACTCCACCTCACCACCGCGGTCCAGACGCTGCTGCTGGCGCCGATCGCGCCCGACCGCGGCGGCGTCAGCGAGACCGTTCAGGTACTCGCCTACGCCACCGCGCCCTGCGTGGCGGCGGGCCTGCCGATTCCGGCGGTGCGCGTCCTCGCGGTGCTGTGGGGCGGGGCGCTGTACGTCGTCGGGACGAGCGTCGTCCACGACCTCTCCCTGCCGCGGGCGGCCGCCGCGGCCGCGCTCCCGGCGCTGCTGGTGTTCGGCTACGGCTTCCGCGGCGTCGCCGCCGTCGGCTACCTTTAA
- a CDS encoding NADPH-dependent FMN reductase — protein MTETHVVAICGSLREESYTRRALRIALAAAGEAGASTELLDLREWDLPVFDADEKDAGEAEQFRQQVQAADSILLGTPVYHGSYATPLKNALDYCGFDEFEKKTVGLLCVAGGSFPITALDHLRSVCRSLDCWVIPHQAAIPRASNAFRGDELTDESTEDRVRTLGREAVEYANIEPDPASLESCENPGADD, from the coding sequence ATGACGGAGACGCACGTCGTGGCCATCTGCGGCAGCCTGCGCGAGGAGAGCTACACTCGGCGGGCGCTGCGGATCGCACTGGCCGCCGCCGGCGAGGCCGGCGCGAGCACCGAACTGCTCGACCTGCGCGAGTGGGACCTGCCCGTGTTCGATGCGGACGAGAAGGACGCCGGGGAGGCCGAGCAGTTCCGCCAGCAGGTGCAAGCGGCCGACTCCATCCTGCTCGGGACGCCCGTCTACCACGGCTCCTACGCGACGCCGCTGAAGAACGCGCTGGACTACTGCGGCTTCGACGAGTTCGAGAAGAAGACGGTCGGCCTCCTCTGCGTCGCCGGGGGGAGCTTCCCCATCACCGCGCTGGACCACCTCCGATCGGTCTGCCGCTCGCTGGACTGCTGGGTCATCCCCCACCAGGCGGCCATCCCCCGCGCCTCGAACGCCTTCCGCGGCGACGAACTGACCGACGAGAGCACCGAGGACCGCGTGCGGACGCTTGGCCGGGAGGCCGTCGAGTACGCCAACATCGAGCCCGACCCGGCGAGTCTGGAGAGTTGCGAGAATCCGGGCGCCGACGACTGA
- a CDS encoding DUF7344 domain-containing protein, producing MIAFDTDTGDARKLDRVLSVLSLRRARFVCYYVKTDHNIELNELYLAREVAAWETGTDPSQVGTEKVFAVLSELQEDLLPDLDETGLVAYDRGNGSVRYGDPPEPFAQLLGVCQSVEHPGHRWPRGDADGDASD from the coding sequence GTGATAGCGTTCGACACGGACACCGGCGACGCGAGGAAGCTCGATAGAGTCCTGTCTGTCCTCTCGCTCCGGCGGGCGCGGTTCGTCTGCTACTACGTGAAGACCGATCACAACATCGAGCTGAACGAACTCTACCTCGCGCGGGAGGTCGCGGCCTGGGAGACCGGAACCGACCCGTCGCAGGTGGGGACGGAGAAGGTGTTCGCGGTGCTGTCCGAACTGCAGGAGGACCTGTTGCCCGACCTCGACGAGACCGGACTGGTCGCCTACGACCGCGGCAACGGCTCCGTCCGCTACGGGGACCCGCCGGAACCGTTCGCGCAGCTGCTCGGCGTCTGCCAGTCGGTCGAGCACCCGGGACACCGGTGGCCGCGGGGCGACGCCGACGGGGACGCTTCGGACTGA
- a CDS encoding S26 family signal peptidase, with translation MNEDGDGGRLRDRVVAPENAVAQIARDVAVAVGVGTLVGLLLFATSGAWPPLVAVESGSMEPHLQRGDMVYVSEPGRYAPGDGVRDTGVVTFESAGEAGYQSIQRPGSVVVYERPGATGSPIIHRAMFWVEEGENWYDEADAEYLRADDCRELANCPAPNAGLVTKGDANGFYDQAAGVRPVRPEWIRGTAHGRVPHLGRLRLLLGFTSVGQ, from the coding sequence GTGAACGAGGACGGAGACGGCGGTCGGTTGCGGGACCGCGTCGTCGCCCCGGAGAACGCGGTCGCACAGATCGCGCGGGACGTGGCGGTCGCCGTCGGGGTCGGCACGCTCGTCGGTCTGTTACTGTTCGCGACCAGCGGGGCGTGGCCGCCGCTGGTCGCGGTCGAGAGCGGCAGCATGGAACCGCACCTCCAGCGGGGCGACATGGTCTACGTCAGCGAGCCCGGACGGTACGCGCCGGGCGACGGCGTCCGCGACACGGGGGTCGTCACCTTCGAGAGCGCCGGCGAGGCGGGGTACCAGTCGATCCAGCGTCCGGGGTCCGTGGTCGTCTACGAGCGCCCCGGCGCGACCGGATCGCCCATCATCCACCGCGCGATGTTCTGGGTCGAGGAGGGCGAGAACTGGTACGACGAGGCGGACGCCGAGTACCTGCGCGCGGACGACTGTCGGGAGCTGGCGAACTGCCCGGCGCCGAACGCCGGCCTCGTCACGAAGGGCGACGCAAACGGGTTCTACGACCAGGCGGCCGGCGTGCGCCCCGTCCGGCCCGAGTGGATCAGGGGGACCGCTCACGGTCGCGTCCCGCACCTCGGACGCCTCCGACTGCTCCTCGGCTTCACGTCAGTCGGTCAGTAG
- a CDS encoding DUF7344 domain-containing protein, with the protein MGSRLPLRALRRSGRPQPRLWNRYDVCGPGGATPAAASRRRRAADRFPTARAASNDRRERNGSRSGAGLFASGSDLQSEPDPPSTGSTDLPLDEFCHNELFDLMGNKRRRYILCFLVSAGSPVAASRVAEQIAMWENDASHQQVTSNEYQSVYNSLYQSHFPRLERAGLIEYDRSENLVYPRERLQQIERLVDFVSRDGGPSITSVHVLGASLLFGSALTGSFVLLDDPVASLGLVLLAVGAGVVGWLL; encoded by the coding sequence ATGGGATCGAGACTGCCGTTGCGGGCGCTACGGCGGAGCGGACGCCCGCAGCCTCGCCTGTGGAACCGGTACGACGTATGCGGGCCAGGCGGTGCCACTCCCGCCGCGGCGTCGAGGCGCCGACGCGCCGCGGATCGGTTCCCGACGGCACGCGCCGCGAGCAACGACCGCCGAGAGCGCAACGGCTCCCGATCCGGGGCGGGACTGTTCGCGTCCGGGTCGGACCTCCAGTCCGAGCCGGATCCGCCGTCGACGGGGTCGACGGACCTCCCCCTCGACGAGTTCTGCCACAACGAACTGTTCGACCTGATGGGGAACAAGCGCCGCAGGTACATCCTGTGCTTTCTCGTCTCCGCGGGGAGCCCCGTCGCGGCGAGCCGGGTCGCCGAGCAGATCGCGATGTGGGAGAACGACGCCTCCCACCAGCAGGTGACCTCGAACGAGTACCAGAGCGTCTACAACTCCCTCTACCAGTCGCACTTCCCGAGGCTCGAGCGAGCGGGGCTCATCGAGTACGACAGGTCGGAGAACCTCGTCTATCCGCGGGAGCGGCTCCAACAGATCGAGCGGCTGGTCGACTTCGTGTCGCGGGACGGCGGGCCGTCGATCACGAGCGTCCACGTGCTGGGGGCCAGTCTGCTGTTCGGGAGCGCGTTAACGGGGTCGTTCGTCCTCCTCGACGATCCGGTCGCCTCGCTCGGACTGGTGTTGCTCGCCGTCGGCGCCGGCGTCGTGGGGTGGCTGCTGTGA
- a CDS encoding DUF6293 family protein, which produces MRTIDEVHVVPLGYEHDRILEPIRKHDADVVYLLNEGGSDRGLTPYQEALLEELEGDGRAVRFREADLADLYDVLAVVTTVAAEHGDDVVRVNVSSGGTLAAIGSAIACMATDATAYYVRVEEHVPDLEDHPRTRGMREDEVLPSYPIEAVSRDQVAILDHLDERNTEAYTAKKSDLIEFAESEALSFITESDPANDKAKFALLNANVVDPLAADGYIEVETVGRQKQVRLTETGRNVLHAFRHKLRHADA; this is translated from the coding sequence ATGCGGACCATCGACGAAGTTCACGTCGTGCCGCTGGGGTACGAGCACGACCGGATCCTCGAGCCGATCCGAAAGCACGACGCCGACGTGGTGTACCTGCTGAACGAGGGGGGCAGCGACCGGGGGTTGACGCCGTACCAGGAGGCGCTCCTCGAGGAGCTAGAGGGGGACGGCCGGGCGGTGCGGTTCCGCGAGGCCGACCTCGCGGACCTGTACGACGTGCTCGCGGTCGTGACGACGGTCGCCGCGGAACACGGCGACGACGTCGTCCGGGTGAACGTCTCCAGCGGCGGCACGCTCGCCGCCATCGGGAGCGCCATCGCCTGCATGGCCACCGACGCGACGGCCTACTACGTCCGCGTCGAGGAGCACGTCCCGGACCTGGAGGACCATCCCCGGACGCGGGGCATGCGCGAGGACGAGGTCCTCCCGTCCTATCCCATCGAGGCCGTCTCGCGCGATCAGGTGGCGATCCTCGATCACCTGGACGAGCGCAACACCGAGGCCTACACGGCCAAGAAGTCAGACCTCATCGAGTTCGCCGAGTCCGAGGCGCTGTCCTTCATCACGGAATCGGACCCGGCCAACGACAAGGCCAAGTTCGCGCTTTTGAACGCCAACGTCGTCGATCCGCTGGCGGCCGACGGGTACATCGAGGTCGAGACCGTCGGGCGCCAGAAGCAGGTCCGCCTCACCGAGACCGGCCGGAACGTCCTCCACGCGTTCCGCCACAAGCTGCGTCACGCCGACGCCTGA
- the fabG gene encoding 3-oxoacyl-ACP reductase FabG codes for MRSKTCVVTGSSKGIGEAIAERFGEAGCQVAVNYRRSEEAARETVESVVDAGGEAIAVQADVTDQAAVEEMADRIRDEFGRVDVLVNNAGITQDVRFTEMSHEEWDVVLDVHLDGTFHCTQTFYEDLADAEEGRLINLSSIVGKGGNFGQANYATAKAGIFGFTRTLALELAPEGSTANCVAPGFVRTDMVERIPEKIRERIRGDTPLGRLGEVEEVAEVVAFLASDRSSFITGEVIDVNGGKDL; via the coding sequence ATGCGATCGAAAACCTGCGTCGTCACCGGGTCGTCGAAGGGGATCGGCGAGGCCATCGCCGAGCGGTTCGGCGAGGCCGGCTGCCAGGTGGCGGTCAACTACCGGCGCTCCGAGGAAGCGGCGCGAGAGACCGTCGAGAGCGTCGTGGACGCGGGCGGGGAGGCCATCGCCGTGCAGGCCGACGTCACCGACCAGGCGGCGGTCGAGGAGATGGCCGACCGGATCCGCGACGAGTTCGGTCGGGTGGACGTGCTCGTGAACAACGCCGGCATCACGCAGGACGTCCGGTTCACGGAGATGAGCCACGAGGAGTGGGACGTCGTGCTCGACGTCCACCTCGACGGGACCTTCCACTGCACCCAGACGTTCTACGAGGACCTCGCGGACGCCGAGGAGGGCCGCCTGATCAACCTCTCCAGCATCGTCGGGAAGGGCGGCAACTTCGGGCAGGCCAACTACGCGACGGCCAAGGCCGGCATCTTCGGGTTCACCCGGACGCTCGCGCTCGAACTCGCCCCCGAGGGATCCACCGCCAACTGCGTCGCCCCGGGGTTCGTCAGGACGGACATGGTCGAGCGGATCCCGGAGAAGATCAGAGAGCGGATCCGCGGCGACACGCCGCTGGGTCGGCTGGGCGAGGTCGAAGAGGTCGCCGAGGTCGTCGCCTTCCTCGCGAGCGATCGCTCGTCGTTCATCACGGGCGAGGTCATCGACGTCAACGGCGGCAAGGACCTGTGA
- a CDS encoding A/G-specific adenine glycosylase: MTDLPGSVPEDRAAVRDALVAWYEDDHREFPWRRTDDPYEILVSEVMSQQTQLGRVVAAWEDFLERWPTAADLAAADRADVVAFWTSHSLGYNNRAKYLHESARQVTEGEVEGVEPGEWPRTPELLQELHGVGPYTANAVASFAFNNGDAVVDTNVKRVLYRAFDVPDDDAAFEDVARALMPDGESRVWNNAIMELGGVACEKTPACDAESCPWREWCHAYETGDFTAPDVPTQPEFEGSRRQMRGRVISTLKEYDELALDDLGPRIRVDYAPDGEYGREWLSGLLADLADDGLVEVDERDGETVARLG, encoded by the coding sequence ATGACCGACCTGCCGGGGAGCGTGCCCGAGGACCGCGCGGCGGTCCGGGACGCGCTGGTGGCGTGGTACGAGGACGACCACAGGGAGTTCCCGTGGCGCCGGACCGACGACCCCTACGAGATCCTCGTCTCGGAGGTGATGAGCCAGCAGACGCAACTGGGCCGCGTCGTCGCGGCCTGGGAGGACTTCCTGGAGCGGTGGCCGACGGCCGCGGACCTCGCGGCGGCCGACCGGGCGGACGTGGTGGCGTTCTGGACCAGCCACTCGCTGGGGTACAACAACCGGGCGAAGTACCTCCACGAGTCGGCGCGGCAGGTGACCGAGGGCGAGGTCGAGGGCGTCGAACCGGGCGAGTGGCCCCGGACGCCCGAACTGCTGCAGGAGCTCCACGGCGTCGGCCCCTACACCGCCAACGCGGTGGCCTCGTTCGCCTTCAACAACGGGGACGCCGTGGTCGACACCAACGTCAAGCGCGTCCTCTATCGGGCCTTCGACGTGCCGGACGACGACGCGGCCTTCGAGGACGTGGCGCGGGCGCTCATGCCCGATGGAGAGTCCCGGGTGTGGAACAACGCGATCATGGAGCTGGGCGGGGTGGCCTGCGAGAAGACGCCGGCCTGCGACGCCGAGTCCTGCCCCTGGCGCGAGTGGTGCCACGCCTACGAGACGGGCGACTTCACCGCGCCGGACGTCCCGACCCAGCCCGAGTTCGAGGGGAGCCGCCGGCAGATGCGCGGGCGGGTGATCTCGACGCTGAAGGAGTACGACGAACTCGCGCTCGACGACCTCGGGCCGCGGATCCGCGTCGACTACGCGCCGGACGGCGAGTACGGCCGGGAGTGGCTCAGCGGGCTCCTCGCGGACCTGGCCGACGACGGCCTCGTCGAGGTCGACGAGCGGGACGGCGAGACCGTGGCGCGGCTCGGCTGA
- a CDS encoding vWA domain-containing protein — translation MVLQNALRDPLGLVALAALVPLAVLYLVRPDPRELALPTLEFLSEDEDEGGSNPVLRRFNRDILFLVQALVIALVALALASPYVTDTAPRSPDETVVVLDASASMGTETGDGTRFERARRAARADVDGPTTVVVAGGGPRRLVREGGPETARRAIGDLGVTQAPGDLRRAISMAARGAQEGTHVAVYSDFAGGEGWRSAVEAARATGATVDLRQFDGGSEDNVGFVDRSVDDGRATLRVRNLGAEPATRTVELADQRRRVELEPGDVRSVTFDVPAGGGTATLSPGDSLPADDRVPVGAPGDESVDVLLLTNGDERYLRTALAVADGVSLTVERPPAAVSGDYDVVVFGNVTPDEVLDGTLATARETVADGGGVAVLAQRETGSVGYGDLLAVETGDVADEPRVDDVERHRLTDGVDFPAPEAALGGSPRDARTHVTLDDGTPLLATATRGDGRVLYLGYLANDTSFREGYRYPVFWKRAVYHLADRPRTAELNRETGATLTAGNDTEIGRPGGEAVTGAADLDRVGFYEVGGDRVGAALLDRRESNATAPDASEVADAGDERERTRTVERDLTPAVAAAAVLVVLAELVVLRRRGDL, via the coding sequence ATGGTCCTCCAGAACGCCCTCCGCGATCCACTGGGACTGGTAGCCCTCGCAGCGCTGGTGCCGCTCGCGGTGCTGTACCTCGTGCGGCCCGACCCGCGCGAACTCGCGCTGCCCACCCTCGAGTTCCTGAGCGAAGACGAGGACGAGGGCGGCTCGAACCCGGTGTTACGGCGGTTCAACCGGGACATCCTGTTTCTCGTCCAGGCGCTGGTGATCGCGCTCGTCGCGCTGGCGCTGGCCTCGCCGTACGTGACCGACACGGCACCGCGGTCGCCCGACGAGACGGTCGTGGTCCTCGACGCGAGCGCGAGCATGGGGACCGAGACCGGTGACGGCACGCGGTTCGAGCGCGCGAGGCGCGCGGCCCGTGCGGACGTGGACGGACCGACCACCGTCGTCGTGGCCGGCGGCGGCCCCCGCCGCCTCGTGCGCGAGGGCGGGCCGGAGACGGCCCGCCGCGCCATCGGCGACCTCGGGGTAACCCAGGCACCGGGTGACCTGCGACGGGCGATCTCCATGGCGGCCCGGGGCGCGCAGGAGGGGACGCACGTCGCGGTGTACAGCGACTTCGCGGGCGGTGAGGGGTGGCGATCGGCCGTCGAGGCCGCCCGCGCGACCGGGGCGACGGTCGACCTCCGGCAGTTCGACGGGGGCAGCGAGGACAACGTCGGCTTCGTCGACCGGTCGGTCGACGACGGCCGCGCGACGCTTCGCGTCCGGAACCTCGGCGCCGAGCCCGCGACCCGGACCGTCGAACTCGCCGACCAGCGGCGGCGGGTCGAGCTGGAACCCGGCGACGTGCGGAGCGTGACGTTCGACGTCCCCGCCGGCGGCGGGACGGCGACGCTCTCGCCGGGCGACTCGCTCCCGGCGGACGACAGGGTGCCGGTGGGCGCGCCCGGCGACGAGTCGGTCGACGTCCTCCTGCTCACCAACGGCGACGAGCGGTACCTCCGGACCGCACTGGCGGTCGCCGACGGCGTCTCGCTGACGGTCGAGCGGCCGCCCGCGGCCGTCTCAGGGGACTACGACGTGGTCGTGTTCGGCAACGTCACCCCAGACGAGGTCCTCGACGGGACGCTGGCGACGGCCCGCGAGACGGTCGCCGACGGCGGCGGCGTCGCCGTGCTGGCCCAGCGCGAGACCGGTTCGGTGGGCTACGGCGACCTGCTGGCCGTCGAGACCGGCGACGTCGCCGACGAACCGCGGGTCGACGACGTCGAGCGCCACCGCCTCACGGACGGGGTCGACTTCCCAGCTCCCGAGGCTGCTCTCGGCGGGTCGCCGCGGGACGCGCGGACGCACGTGACCCTCGACGACGGGACGCCGCTGCTGGCGACGGCGACCAGGGGCGACGGGCGCGTGCTGTACCTCGGCTACCTCGCGAACGACACCTCGTTCCGCGAGGGGTACCGGTACCCGGTGTTCTGGAAGCGGGCCGTCTACCACCTGGCCGACCGCCCGCGGACGGCGGAGCTGAACCGGGAGACCGGGGCGACGCTGACGGCGGGCAACGACACCGAGATCGGGCGGCCCGGCGGCGAGGCGGTCACCGGCGCGGCCGACCTGGACCGCGTCGGCTTCTACGAGGTCGGCGGCGACCGCGTCGGGGCGGCTCTGCTCGACCGGCGCGAGTCGAACGCGACTGCCCCGGACGCCTCGGAGGTCGCCGACGCGGGCGACGAACGGGAGCGGACACGAACGGTCGAGCGCGACCTGACGCCGGCCGTCGCCGCAGCGGCGGTCCTGGTCGTCCTCGCCGAACTGGTCGTCCTCCGACGGCGGGGTGACCTGTAA